One part of the Lachnospiraceae bacterium JLR.KK002 genome encodes these proteins:
- the istA gene encoding IS21 family transposase, giving the protein MTKYREILRLKSLGFSERNIAQSCGVSRNTVAKVLKKAAEINLSWPLDFDMTDSTPEELMFPKDKSATNKRMPDFDYIRKELLRNGVNKKLLWVEYCEECRMNGEEPLMYSRFCYYIQKDEEKRRATMHIPGKPGEQIEVDWAGDPAHIIDPDTGEITNAWIFVGVLTYSQYTFVKAYMNEKTGSWIKAHVQMFDFFGGVTPMLVSDNCTTAVNHEKSDWYTTALNTTYHEMAEHYNPAIIPARVRKPKDKPDVEGSVGKISTWITAALRNEQFFSLTELNDSIREKPDAYNARKFQKKECSRLSLFLGEEMPLLASLPATPFELAEWKQATVQFNYHIAVDKMYYSVPYQYIKNKVDVRITDTTVEIFYNHNRIASHRRLHGRSGQYSTVIEHMPQEHQEYLEWNGNRFRKWADSIGINTSKVVDAILTSGRVEQQSYRSCMGLLKLAEKYSPERLEQVCTRALSYSGKPSYKSIKNLLATMKDSPAAISDESKESQAAPKPHGITRGARYYGGKRS; this is encoded by the coding sequence ATGACCAAATATCGTGAAATCCTACGTTTGAAAAGCTTAGGATTCAGTGAGCGGAACATCGCACAGAGTTGTGGTGTGTCCAGAAACACAGTCGCCAAGGTTCTGAAAAAAGCAGCGGAAATAAATCTTTCATGGCCGCTGGATTTTGACATGACCGACAGCACACCAGAGGAGCTGATGTTCCCTAAAGATAAGTCAGCAACGAATAAACGTATGCCTGACTTTGACTACATCCGTAAAGAACTTCTACGGAATGGAGTCAATAAAAAGCTTCTCTGGGTAGAATACTGTGAGGAATGCCGTATGAACGGCGAAGAACCTCTGATGTATTCCCGGTTCTGCTACTACATCCAAAAGGATGAAGAAAAACGCAGGGCTACCATGCATATCCCGGGAAAACCAGGTGAACAGATTGAAGTTGACTGGGCAGGTGATCCCGCCCACATCATTGATCCAGATACTGGAGAAATCACAAATGCATGGATATTTGTAGGTGTATTAACTTACAGTCAATACACTTTTGTAAAAGCATACATGAATGAGAAAACAGGCAGCTGGATCAAAGCTCATGTCCAGATGTTTGATTTCTTTGGTGGTGTTACACCGATGCTCGTCTCAGATAACTGCACAACAGCGGTAAATCATGAAAAGAGTGACTGGTATACCACTGCATTAAACACAACTTATCACGAGATGGCAGAACATTATAATCCTGCCATCATTCCGGCCAGAGTCCGGAAACCCAAGGATAAACCAGATGTAGAAGGATCTGTAGGGAAAATATCCACTTGGATAACTGCAGCCCTTCGTAATGAACAGTTTTTCTCTCTTACCGAATTGAATGATTCTATCCGAGAAAAACCGGATGCCTATAATGCTCGTAAATTCCAGAAAAAGGAATGTAGCAGGCTCAGTTTATTTCTTGGGGAAGAAATGCCATTACTGGCGTCGTTGCCTGCTACACCTTTTGAACTGGCTGAATGGAAACAAGCCACTGTCCAGTTTAACTATCACATCGCAGTAGACAAGATGTACTACTCCGTGCCTTATCAGTATATCAAAAATAAGGTTGATGTGCGTATAACAGATACAACGGTCGAAATATTTTATAATCACAATCGGATTGCCTCCCACCGACGGCTTCATGGAAGAAGCGGTCAGTATTCTACTGTGATAGAACATATGCCACAGGAGCACCAGGAATATCTGGAGTGGAATGGTAACCGGTTCCGCAAATGGGCTGATTCGATTGGAATTAACACAAGTAAGGTTGTCGATGCAATACTTACCTCCGGTAGGGTTGAACAGCAATCCTATAGAAGTTGTATGGGATTGTTGAAACTGGCAGAGAAATATTCGCCAGAAAGGCTGGAACAGGTCTGCACCAGGGCGCTTTCCTATTCTGGTAAACCCAGTTATAAAAGTATCAAAAATCTATTGGCTACAATGAAAGATTCTCCTGCTGCCATATCGGATGAATCAAAGGAATCTCAAGCAGCCCCAAAACCACACGGCATCACAAGAGGAGCCAGATACTATGGAGGTAAACGTTCATGA
- a CDS encoding helix-turn-helix domain-containing protein yields the protein MRGFQAASFTLSDKAETILKNFSTSYSLPSCIVTRSKIILMAAEEKNNTQIAEALGTTYSTVSIWRNRFYNNIDLIAQTEEYDGPDGDKKLSDVIKSVLSDKQRPGKEPVFTPEQIMLINELACKNPKDFGCELSCWNLASLAKEAVRQGIVGSISVASVQRFLKFAGIAPWKNRYWLNSPERHDNPESFKKN from the coding sequence ATGCGTGGTTTTCAAGCTGCTTCTTTTACTTTGTCTGATAAGGCAGAAACAATATTAAAAAATTTCAGCACCAGCTATTCCCTGCCATCATGTATTGTGACCCGATCCAAAATTATATTGATGGCCGCGGAGGAGAAAAACAATACCCAGATCGCAGAAGCGCTTGGAACCACCTATTCGACTGTCAGCATATGGCGGAATCGTTTTTATAACAACATAGACCTTATTGCCCAGACGGAGGAGTATGACGGACCGGATGGTGATAAAAAGCTGTCTGATGTCATAAAGTCTGTGCTTTCAGATAAACAAAGACCCGGAAAAGAGCCTGTATTCACCCCGGAACAGATCATGCTCATCAATGAACTGGCGTGTAAAAACCCAAAAGACTTTGGCTGTGAGCTGAGCTGCTGGAATCTTGCATCCCTTGCGAAAGAAGCTGTCAGGCAGGGTATCGTGGGATCCATTTCTGTCGCAAGTGTACAGAGGTTCCTTAAATTTGCGGGTATCGCACCATGGAAAAACCGTTACTGGCTCAACTCCCCGGAAAGGCACGATAACCCGGAATCCTTTAAAAAAAATTGA
- a CDS encoding radical SAM protein has translation MNMVEKEVVVKDLVTKSNLPASDYVINPYVGCPHGCRYCYACFMKRFTNHGEAWGSFIDIKRCDKPISKRKLQGKSVFLSSVTDCYNPFEEKYRNTRKILEQLISINCELNISTKSHLILRDIDLLKQCNNLKVSVSVNTLDEQFKNDMDHASSIMKRLETLETLHQNGIYTVLFMSPIFPGITDYKEIIVKTQRYVDEYWFENLNLRGSYKQDILGYIKSACPQLVELYDEIYVKGNMRFWNDLAVEIEGYCAAHSIKHINYFYHKELVEAKLRTK, from the coding sequence ATGAACATGGTAGAAAAAGAAGTAGTAGTAAAAGATCTGGTTACAAAATCAAATCTTCCGGCAAGCGATTATGTGATAAACCCTTATGTAGGCTGCCCTCATGGGTGCAGGTACTGTTATGCCTGTTTTATGAAGCGGTTTACGAATCATGGTGAGGCATGGGGGAGTTTTATTGACATTAAGCGGTGCGACAAGCCGATAAGCAAAAGGAAACTGCAGGGGAAGTCTGTTTTCCTGTCATCTGTAACGGACTGCTACAATCCATTTGAGGAAAAGTACCGTAATACACGGAAGATACTGGAGCAGCTAATTTCCATAAATTGCGAACTGAATATTTCAACAAAATCCCATCTGATTTTGAGGGATATTGATTTATTGAAACAGTGTAATAATTTGAAAGTCTCGGTATCAGTCAATACATTGGATGAGCAGTTTAAAAATGATATGGATCATGCCAGCAGCATCATGAAACGGCTGGAAACACTGGAAACATTGCATCAAAATGGCATATACACTGTTTTGTTTATGTCCCCTATTTTTCCGGGCATAACGGATTATAAGGAAATAATAGTAAAGACACAAAGATATGTGGATGAATACTGGTTTGAAAATCTGAACCTGCGGGGGAGCTATAAGCAGGATATCCTTGGCTATATAAAAAGTGCCTGCCCACAATTAGTGGAATTATATGATGAAATATATGTAAAAGGGAACATGAGGTTCTGGAATGATCTTGCTGTTGAGATTGAGGGATATTGTGCTGCACATTCAATAAAACATATCAATTATTTTTATCATAAGGAGTTGGTAGAAGCCAAGTTGAGGACAAAGTAA
- a CDS encoding DUF5680 domain-containing protein, which translates to MEFKEKLQLLRTNMKLSQEELANRLDISRQSITKWENGQSFPDIQNLIQLSEIFKVSIDRLVKENDICTISLFCEQKYPMQDIRIFLVRAKNNTYITGENEIMPSQPGSHDFRYEDGDYLYMDTYLGGQKFIGGERVWIRNHAVWAMNYYGESLDENFDIIFLKEALSHVSVSMPFRGPEFYQKGDYMYQCQVQGDFECFSGEERIYCRQKKVYACMFHGGTIL; encoded by the coding sequence ATGGAATTTAAAGAAAAATTGCAGTTGCTAAGAACAAATATGAAACTGTCACAGGAAGAACTTGCTAACAGGCTGGATATATCAAGACAGTCTATAACAAAATGGGAGAATGGACAGTCTTTTCCGGATATTCAGAACCTTATACAGCTTAGTGAGATTTTTAAAGTCTCCATAGACAGGCTTGTGAAGGAAAATGATATCTGTACGATCAGTCTTTTTTGTGAACAGAAATATCCTATGCAGGATATCAGGATTTTTTTGGTCAGGGCAAAAAATAACACATATATCACAGGTGAAAATGAAATCATGCCGTCACAGCCTGGTTCCCACGATTTCCGTTATGAAGATGGTGATTACCTGTATATGGATACTTACCTTGGCGGGCAGAAATTCATAGGCGGGGAACGAGTCTGGATAAGGAATCATGCAGTGTGGGCTATGAATTATTACGGGGAGAGCCTGGATGAGAATTTTGATATTATATTTTTGAAAGAAGCGCTTTCCCATGTGTCGGTTTCCATGCCGTTCCGAGGGCCGGAATTCTATCAGAAAGGCGATTATATGTACCAGTGCCAGGTGCAGGGTGATTTTGAATGTTTTTCAGGAGAGGAACGGATATATTGCAGGCAGAAAAAGGTATATGCCTGTATGTTCCACGGAGGGACTATCTTATGA
- a CDS encoding IS630 family transposase, with product MPALSYSITISDEERDYLKSLIKARTIQAQVVDRARILLWKSEARTDKAIADGLGISVNTVRRCIDRYLNNGINLAIFDDERSGRPVEITDDAKAWIVSIACQKPCDPGYAAELWTLAALHRHIQAYAEEAGYPRLKTVTKPWLQKYLKKMDIKPFRIKYYLERKDPDFENKMHDVLLVYKQVEMQFGIDGNIIIPENGHLTHTVSYDEKPGIQAVANKYPDHTPTEEKGYVRRDYEYVRLGTLSLLAGIDLLTGEAIPLVSQTHKSSDFIEFLKILDVKYPEGDTIRLILDNHSAHTSKETQQFLATLPEGRFLFVFTPTHTSWLNMIESFFSKMTKQMLKGIRVNSKEELSERIYRYFDEINADPIVYHWTYKMDEINPDEAATI from the coding sequence ATGCCAGCGTTATCTTATAGCATTACAATATCAGATGAAGAACGTGATTACCTAAAATCATTGATAAAAGCCAGAACTATCCAGGCGCAGGTTGTTGACCGTGCCCGAATATTGCTATGGAAATCCGAAGCCAGGACAGACAAGGCTATCGCAGACGGCCTGGGCATTAGTGTGAATACCGTCCGGCGCTGTATTGACCGTTATCTTAACAATGGAATTAACCTTGCCATATTTGATGACGAGCGTTCCGGCAGACCAGTTGAGATTACTGACGATGCAAAAGCATGGATTGTCAGTATAGCCTGCCAAAAACCCTGTGACCCTGGCTATGCTGCAGAATTATGGACACTGGCTGCGTTGCACAGACATATACAGGCATATGCTGAAGAAGCCGGCTATCCACGCTTAAAGACAGTTACCAAACCATGGCTCCAAAAATATCTCAAAAAGATGGATATAAAACCATTCAGGATCAAGTATTATCTTGAACGGAAAGACCCTGATTTTGAGAATAAGATGCATGACGTCCTCCTGGTCTATAAGCAGGTCGAGATGCAGTTTGGCATTGATGGGAATATCATCATACCGGAAAACGGGCATTTGACACATACTGTTTCATATGATGAAAAACCCGGCATCCAGGCTGTTGCCAACAAATATCCCGACCATACCCCGACAGAGGAAAAAGGTTATGTCCGCCGGGATTATGAGTATGTGCGGCTTGGGACGCTGTCACTGCTTGCAGGTATTGACCTTTTGACAGGGGAGGCAATTCCATTGGTCAGCCAGACACACAAAAGTTCTGATTTTATCGAGTTTCTAAAGATTCTTGATGTAAAATACCCGGAGGGTGACACAATACGGCTGATACTGGACAACCACTCAGCCCATACTTCAAAGGAAACCCAACAGTTTCTTGCAACGTTACCCGAAGGCCGTTTTTTGTTTGTATTTACCCCGACACACACTTCATGGCTGAATATGATTGAAAGCTTTTTCAGCAAAATGACAAAGCAGATGTTAAAAGGCATCCGCGTCAATTCAAAGGAGGAACTGTCGGAGCGGATATACCGCTACTTCGATGAGATCAATGCCGATCCAATCGTTTATCATTGGACATATAAAATGGATGAAATTAATCCCGATGAAGCAGCAACTATTTAA
- the istB gene encoding IS21-like element helper ATPase IstB → MTNQSTIDKLIEMRLTAMADAFRIQMDDATMKEVPFEDRFGMPVDVEYSNRKNNRLKRLIRQAEFEQPDASIAATDYHSGRKLNKALISRLATCEYITEYRNIFITGATGSGKTYMACAFGMEACKHYYTVRYVRLPDLLLDLQAARDNGTFSVVLKKYTKPVLLIIDEWLLLKLTEAEARNLFELIHKRRKKSSTIFCSQFRESEWYQQICGGESTLADAIMDRISYDSYKIDIESIDPAKDLSMREVYGLDPAMAK, encoded by the coding sequence ATGACAAATCAAAGTACGATCGATAAACTTATTGAAATGCGCCTGACCGCTATGGCAGATGCATTCCGCATCCAGATGGATGATGCCACAATGAAGGAAGTACCGTTCGAGGATCGTTTCGGCATGCCTGTTGATGTCGAGTACAGCAACCGTAAAAACAATCGTCTGAAAAGACTGATCCGACAGGCTGAGTTTGAGCAGCCGGATGCCAGCATTGCAGCAACTGATTACCATTCCGGTCGAAAACTGAACAAAGCATTAATCAGCCGCCTGGCAACCTGTGAATACATCACAGAATACCGGAACATCTTCATTACCGGAGCAACCGGAAGCGGTAAAACTTACATGGCCTGTGCTTTTGGCATGGAAGCATGCAAGCACTATTATACCGTACGGTATGTACGCCTTCCTGATTTATTACTGGACTTACAGGCTGCCAGAGACAACGGGACTTTTTCGGTTGTCTTGAAAAAATATACCAAGCCAGTATTGCTGATCATTGATGAGTGGTTGCTTCTTAAACTGACAGAAGCAGAAGCCAGAAACCTTTTTGAACTGATACATAAAAGACGTAAGAAATCTTCAACCATCTTTTGTTCCCAGTTTCGCGAAAGTGAGTGGTATCAGCAAATCTGCGGTGGTGAGAGCACCCTTGCAGATGCTATTATGGATCGTATATCGTATGATTCTTATAAGATTGACATTGAAAGTATTGATCCGGCCAAAGACCTTTCTATGAGAGAGGTATATGGTCTGGATCCGGCAATGGCAAAGTAA
- a CDS encoding transposase has protein sequence MPLRADTITKDYVKDAGVFADIFNYYIYGGRQVILPEQLTERDSTKIALPYGADDAVVPVQKFRDVQKLYAAMTDGKMEYVLYGAENQAEIHYAMPVKNNLYDALEYAGQVEEAAKSHRKEMKRKKEEGEASAEEGGKTPSAGEFLSGFWVEDRLIPSITVTIFFGSEEWDGPLSLFEMMDVSDPDVLACMDNYHVRLIAPAQMTDEEIMKFQSSLREVMLFIKYSKDKENLSRVLVTNEKRFRELERRAADVIETITNSGIKYDESEEVVDVCQAIREIRMEERKIGEQDGELKKAREAAENLHEMGLDTDKIAQAVGYAVETVKGWLGIES, from the coding sequence ATGCCATTGAGAGCAGATACAATCACAAAGGATTATGTAAAAGATGCAGGCGTGTTTGCCGATATTTTTAATTACTATATTTACGGTGGGCGGCAGGTGATCCTGCCGGAGCAGCTCACGGAGCGTGATTCCACGAAGATAGCGCTGCCATACGGTGCGGACGACGCAGTGGTTCCCGTCCAGAAATTCCGTGATGTGCAGAAGCTGTATGCGGCAATGACGGATGGGAAGATGGAATATGTCCTTTACGGCGCGGAGAACCAGGCTGAAATCCATTATGCTATGCCTGTGAAGAACAATCTCTATGATGCGCTGGAATACGCAGGGCAGGTAGAAGAGGCGGCAAAGTCGCACCGGAAAGAAATGAAGCGGAAAAAAGAGGAGGGGGAGGCGTCTGCTGAAGAAGGCGGGAAAACACCAAGTGCAGGTGAATTCTTAAGTGGCTTCTGGGTGGAGGACAGACTGATACCTTCCATCACGGTGACTATATTTTTCGGCTCGGAAGAGTGGGATGGGCCGTTAAGCCTGTTTGAGATGATGGATGTGTCAGATCCGGATGTGCTTGCCTGCATGGACAATTACCATGTGCGGCTGATCGCACCGGCGCAGATGACGGACGAGGAGATTATGAAATTCCAGTCCAGCCTGCGGGAAGTTATGCTATTCATCAAATATTCGAAGGACAAGGAAAATCTAAGCAGGGTGCTGGTGACCAATGAAAAGCGTTTCCGGGAGTTGGAGCGCAGAGCGGCTGATGTGATTGAAACAATTACAAATTCGGGAATAAAATATGATGAAAGTGAAGAGGTGGTCGATGTGTGTCAGGCAATACGAGAAATTCGGATGGAAGAGCGGAAAATTGGTGAGCAGGACGGCGAATTGAAAAAGGCCAGAGAAGCGGCAGAAAACTTGCATGAAATGGGACTTGATACGGATAAGATAGCTCAGGCGGTTGGCTATGCTGTGGAGACGGTAAAAGGATGGCTTGGGATTGAATCATAA
- a CDS encoding macro domain-containing protein → MVPNGDDLLMAFAKLDERGKGRFFSRDEYIKCLDLLWKELENYYSEKDVCVPILGAGTTSFDGGSGASISQQDLLNMMIWSYKLSSHKIKAPYKLRIVCKKNSDFSINNIDG, encoded by the coding sequence ATAGTTCCGAATGGCGATGACTTATTGATGGCATTTGCCAAGTTAGATGAAAGGGGTAAGGGGCGATTCTTTTCTCGAGATGAATATATCAAGTGCTTGGATTTACTGTGGAAGGAATTAGAGAATTACTATTCTGAAAAAGATGTATGTGTACCAATATTAGGAGCCGGAACAACATCATTTGATGGCGGGAGCGGAGCCTCCATTTCACAGCAAGATTTACTTAACATGATGATTTGGTCATATAAATTAAGTTCTCATAAAATAAAGGCTCCATATAAATTGCGTATTGTATGTAAAAAGAATAGTGATTTTTCCATCAATAATATAGATGGGTAG
- a CDS encoding macro domain-containing protein, whose amino-acid sequence MIGFILKSVAMAFGIATGIFTFVPEAFFGKYEWVTHTTLEQYKWFAFCDAQDINIIISRLVCFLLVWIGTSLLYGAFLKFRRWTTIKGQNYSIKIEYGNILKRRKCKRVISFDECFTTQVGNATADINPNSICGQYLSLHPNLDVQQLIETAQITPHEVNQSISIRLGMTQER is encoded by the coding sequence TTGATTGGCTTTATCCTAAAAAGCGTAGCGATGGCATTTGGTATCGCCACAGGTATATTTACTTTTGTGCCAGAGGCGTTTTTTGGAAAATACGAATGGGTAACGCACACGACCCTTGAACAATATAAATGGTTTGCTTTTTGCGACGCTCAAGATATTAACATAATAATTTCACGACTTGTATGCTTTCTGCTTGTATGGATTGGAACATCGTTGTTATATGGAGCATTCCTGAAATTTCGAAGATGGACTACAATTAAAGGTCAGAATTATTCAATCAAAATTGAATATGGGAATATACTTAAAAGGAGGAAGTGCAAGAGAGTAATTAGTTTTGATGAGTGTTTTACAACACAAGTAGGAAATGCAACAGCAGATATTAATCCAAATTCTATATGTGGACAGTATTTATCCTTACATCCGAATTTAGATGTCCAACAGTTGATTGAAACAGCTCAAATAACACCGCACGAAGTAAATCAAAGTATCAGCATAAGACTCGGTATGACTCAGGAACGATAG
- a CDS encoding transposase: MAENRQYDHEYKVQAVKLAKEIGQAKAAKELGVPKNTMYGWVRANRPGSLDLGAGSQTPQSAMTLNEELLKLRQQVKEQEKEIRRLKKENDFLEEASAFFAASRLRSAKTKE, encoded by the coding sequence ATGGCAGAAAACAGGCAATACGACCATGAATACAAAGTACAGGCAGTGAAACTCGCAAAGGAAATCGGACAAGCAAAAGCCGCCAAAGAACTGGGGGTACCAAAGAATACTATGTATGGCTGGGTACGGGCCAACCGCCCTGGCAGCCTCGACCTTGGGGCAGGTTCACAGACCCCGCAAAGCGCCATGACGCTTAATGAGGAACTCTTAAAGCTCCGACAGCAGGTTAAGGAACAGGAAAAAGAAATCCGCCGTTTGAAAAAGGAAAATGACTTTCTTGAGGAAGCCAGCGCTTTTTTCGCCGCGAGCCGTCTGAGGTCAGCA